TTATGTTGATAGATTTGTATATAGATCATTTGAAAGAATAATATGTATATCAGATTTGGCAAAGGATAATCTAAGAGAGTGGATTAAAGATGAAAAAATATGTAAAAAAGTAAAAACTATAAACAATGGAATTAAATTAAGTAAATATTCTAAAGAAATAAGTAATTTAAGAGAAAATTTAAACTTAGATGAAAAGGATATTGTTGTAACAATGATTGCAAGATTTACAGACCAAAAGGATCATAAAACTTTGATTAGAGCTATGGAAAATTTACCAAAAAATTATAAATTATTGTTATTAGGAGAGGGGGAAAAGGAAGAAGAATATAAAAAATTAGTTAATAAATTGAAGATTGAGAATAGAATAAAATTTTTAGGATTTAGAAAAGATATTCCAGACATACTTAAGATAACAGATATTGGAGTTCTTTCTTCTAATTTTGAAGGATTATCTATAGCCGCTTTGGAAATTATGGCATCAGGTTGTCCTTTGATTGGAAGCGATGTTGAAGGGGTGAGAGATTTAATAAAAAATATAGGAATACTATATGAGCATAAGAATATAAAAGATTTAAGTGAAAAAATATTTGATTTAGGTGAAAATATTGATTTTAGAGAAATAATAGGAAAAAAATGCTTAAAAGCAAGTCAAGAATACAATGTAGAAAGTACGGTAGAGAAATATAAAGATATCTATTGGGAACTAAAAGGAAGATAAAATGGGAATATATATTTTTATATATTTATATAATGCCATTTTAGCAATAGCTCAAATATTTGTATTTAAAAATAAAAGAATGAATTTGATGTTAATTTTAGGAAGCTTTATTACTATTAATTTATTTTCATGTTTAGTTTATTCAAATGGTGGGGATTGGGGCTTATATCAAGGGATGTATTTAAAAATACCACCATTAAGCACATTGGATTTTGAAAAAATTTTTAGATATATAAAAGGAAATGAATTTGGAACAAGTTTAATAATGTCAGTTGGGAAGATATATACGAACAACTATGAAATATTTAAATATATTTTGCTAACACTAATTTTAATGTATATTTATATATTTTTAGAAAAAAAAACAAGATATACATTATTTGTAATAAGTATCTATCTTAGTGAAAATTTACTTCCTGCTTTTTTTGAACCGATATTAAGACAGCTATTAGCTTTAGTTATATTTTTATTTGCAATGGAAGATTTAATAAAAAAAAGAAAAATTTATTTTTTTAAAGTATTTTTAGCATATTTATTTCACAGCTCAGCAATTATATTATTTCCAATATTTTTTGTAAAAAGAAAAATTTATAAAAAGAAAAATTTATTAATATTATTTTTAGGATTAATGATGGGAATATTTATATTACCAGAGTTTATTAAAATTATTGTAAAAAATATAAGTTATTTAAATGTATATTCCTATTATTTAAATTCGGATAGATTTATTGGAAAGGGATTAAATTTAAATAGATTAGTAGTCTTAACTATAAAAATTATTATTTTTATGATTCCTATATTTTATTTAAATGGGAAAATAAAAAAAAGACAAACAGCAACAATTTTATTTTATAATTTAACAATTTTATATGTAAGCATATATATATTACAACAATCAGTAGAAATTTTAGTTAGGTTTAATGTATATTTTAATTTATTTTATTTTATTTTGGTAGAAAAAATGATTGGAAAAATAAAACTACGAAAAAATAAATTAAAAGTATTAGGATTTTTTCTAATATATTTTTTTCTAAGTTATTGGAAAAATATTGATACTTTTAAAGAAAGATATATTCCGTATACAAATTATATAGTTGAGATTTTAAATAACCGCGATTATAAAAATCAATGGGAAAAAATAAGAAAAAATAAAGTGATGAGTGATGTTTTGAAATGGGAGAAAAGATGATAAAAAAAATAATTCATATAATTCCATATTTTAGTTATGGAGGAGCAGAAATTTTTGTTAAAGAATTAGCTAAAGAACAACAAAAAGAAATTAAATTTTCTATTGAAATATGGTGTTTTGAAGAGAGTAAAAATAAAAAATTTCAAGACAATATTTTAGAAGATTTAAAAGAGAAGGGAATAATAGTTAGATTTTTAACAAAGGAAAAAAATAGAATAAGACGATTTATAAATTTATATAGATTTATAAA
The window above is part of the Cetobacterium ceti genome. Proteins encoded here:
- a CDS encoding EpsG family protein, giving the protein MGIYIFIYLYNAILAIAQIFVFKNKRMNLMLILGSFITINLFSCLVYSNGGDWGLYQGMYLKIPPLSTLDFEKIFRYIKGNEFGTSLIMSVGKIYTNNYEIFKYILLTLILMYIYIFLEKKTRYTLFVISIYLSENLLPAFFEPILRQLLALVIFLFAMEDLIKKRKIYFFKVFLAYLFHSSAIILFPIFFVKRKIYKKKNLLILFLGLMMGIFILPEFIKIIVKNISYLNVYSYYLNSDRFIGKGLNLNRLVVLTIKIIIFMIPIFYLNGKIKKRQTATILFYNLTILYVSIYILQQSVEILVRFNVYFNLFYFILVEKMIGKIKLRKNKLKVLGFFLIYFFLSYWKNIDTFKERYIPYTNYIVEILNNRDYKNQWEKIRKNKVMSDVLKWEKR
- a CDS encoding glycosyltransferase; this encodes MKIKEWRIMKLAIVNNDLGSGGAEKLIYDMALELKKDKSLKFDVIILNSKNEIYKKELEKENINVIALDSKYGIYNPFHIFKLRKILKNYDIVHAHVFPSQYWVGFSKKILPKNIKFLTTEHNTTNNRRNKWIFYYVDRFVYRSFERIICISDLAKDNLREWIKDEKICKKVKTINNGIKLSKYSKEISNLRENLNLDEKDIVVTMIARFTDQKDHKTLIRAMENLPKNYKLLLLGEGEKEEEYKKLVNKLKIENRIKFLGFRKDIPDILKITDIGVLSSNFEGLSIAALEIMASGCPLIGSDVEGVRDLIKNIGILYEHKNIKDLSEKIFDLGENIDFREIIGKKCLKASQEYNVESTVEKYKDIYWELKGR